In Streptomyces pluripotens, the genomic window ACTCCCCGCGCGCCACCACCAGCAGAACCAGCAGCAGGGCGCACAGCACCAGGGACGGCAGCGACTGTGCGTACAGGCCGAGGGCGGCACCGAGCACGTCGCTGAGCACCAGCAGGCCGAGGTAGACGACCACCAGCCACCAGGCGACCTTCTTGCGGGCGGCGGTGGCGCCGGCCAGCAGGAACAGGAAGACGGCGTAGGCCAGGTTGGCGCTGATGGGGATCAGGAGCAGGTCCAGGGTACGGACGAGTGGCCGGAGCAGCCTGCGCAGCGGAGCGATGAACGCGAGCAGGGCGCAGAGCAGGCCGAGCCCGGCGAAGAGCGTCGCGAAGGCCTCTGGTACCCAACCGAGGCGCCCCCCGGCGGCCAGACGTACCGGAGCCGTGGCATCCCTCCGGGCGGCGGGCTGCGCGGTGGCTGTCATGGTTCCGACTGTAGGAAGGGCCCGGGCGCCTCGCCCGTCGAGACGGCCCCTGGCCGCGACGGGAACCGGCGTCTCCGATAGCCTCGCGGCCGTGACGGAACAGCACGAAGAGCACGCGCACCGATTCGAGCTCGGCACGGACGGGCCCAAGGTCGTCCTGGTCGGGGTGGACGGCTCCGACTCCTCGCTGCGGGCCGCGGCGTACGCGGCTGGTCTGGCCCGGCGGCAGCACGCTCTGCTGGCCGTGGTGTACGTGCAGCCCGTGCTCGCGGCCGGGGCCGCGCTCGGGGCGCCGGTCTCGGAAACGACCGACGAGATCGCCGAGGACCTGATCGCGCAGATCCGGGCGGCGGCCGAGCGGGTCAAGGGGATGTTCGAGGTGCGCTGGGAGTTCCACACCTTTCCCGGTGACCCCTACAACGGCCTGGTCACGGCTGCCGATGAGCTCAAGGCGGACGCGGTGGTCGTGGGTGCCTCGCAACAGGCGGGGCACCGGCTCATCGGCTCGGTGGCGGTCCGGCTGGTGAAGGCGGGGCGCTGGCCCGTGACCGTCGTTCCGTAGGGCCGCGACCACGGCGGGGCGACGGAGGCAGTCCCGGCCAGGCCAGCGCGGTGCGCGGGGCGGCGAGGGCGCACGCCCCCACACCGGGCTGTGCGTGGCGTCTTCCGTCCAGGGCGCTCCTGAGACATCATGATCCGCCGTCAGCCGTTTCCTTCAGCGAAGAGGTGAGGCGTATGGCCAAGCTTCGTGCGGGTGAGGGGATTCTCCGCCGCAAACCCATCGAGTACATCGAAGAGCGTGAGGTCGGTGAGGGCACCCAGTT contains:
- a CDS encoding universal stress protein, translated to MTEQHEEHAHRFELGTDGPKVVLVGVDGSDSSLRAAAYAAGLARRQHALLAVVYVQPVLAAGAALGAPVSETTDEIAEDLIAQIRAAAERVKGMFEVRWEFHTFPGDPYNGLVTAADELKADAVVVGASQQAGHRLIGSVAVRLVKAGRWPVTVVP